The following proteins are encoded in a genomic region of Populus trichocarpa isolate Nisqually-1 chromosome 13, P.trichocarpa_v4.1, whole genome shotgun sequence:
- the LOC7465190 gene encoding probable LRR receptor-like serine/threonine-protein kinase At1g06840 isoform X5, whose translation MNLSGTLSPSLGLLSYMEILDFMWNSITGSIPPEIGNIKSLELLLLNGNQLTGPLPEELGYLPKLDRIQIDQNHISGPIPKSFAYLNSTKHFHMNNNSISGQIPAELSRLPNLVHFLLDNNNLSGTLPPDLYKLPKLLILQLDNNHFDGSTIPPSYGNMTQLLKLSLRNCSLRGPMPDLSRIPNLGYLDLSFNQLAGPIPPKKLSENITTIDLSNNTLNGTIPAYFSDLPRLQLLSTANNSLSGSVPSTIWQTRTNRNEGLHLHFENNRLSNISGSTSLPQNVTLWLQGNPACLNFNIVRFCGSQNGDVNNQSSTESNVTCPAQSCPPPNEYFRTSPISCFCAAPLIIGYRLKSPGFTNFIPYRVAFEDHLTSGLELHLYQLDLSSTIWEEGPRLKMQLKLFPVYVNENSSHTFNDSEVRRIITLFRGWNIPGSRLFGPYELLYINLLDPYTNVLFVTPQKSKISTGALVGVVLGAIAGAVTLSAVVSLLIVRKRSRDYRAISKRRRVSKASLKIEGVKYFSYAEMALATNNFNRSSQVGQGGYGKVYKGFLADGRTVAIKRAEEASFQGEREFLTEIELLSRVHHRNLVSLIGFCDEGGEQMLVYEFMSNGTLRDHLSAKAKEPLSFATRLGIALDSAKGILYLHTEADPPIFHRDVKASNILLDSRYNAKVADFGLSKLAPVPDIEGDVPGHISTVVKGTPGYLDPEYFLTGKLTDKSDVYSLGVVFLELLTGMQPISHGKNIVKEVNIAYQTGIIFSVVDGRMRSYPSDCVDKFSTLAMKCCNYETDERPSMIDVVRELENMWHMMPESDTKTTDTMSIDIGMEMTSPSSYSLLKNPCVSSEVSSSNLVGRVAPTITPR comes from the exons atgaatttatcaGGAACTTTATCACCATCGCTTGGCCTCTTGTCTTACATGGAAATTTT GGATTTTATGTGGAACAGCATTACTGGAAGCATACCGCCGGAGATAGGCAATATTAAATCTTTGGAGCTCTT GCTCCTGAATGGAAATCAATTAACCGGTCCCTTACCGGAAGAGCTTGGCTATCTTCCAAAATTGGACAGAATACAGATAGACCAGAATCATATATCAGGACCAATACCTAAATCATTTGCGTACTTGAACAGCACAAAGCACTT TCACATGAACAACAATTCAATTAGTGGGCAAATCCCGGCTGAGCTTTCCAGATTACCGAATCTTGTTCACTT CCTTCTGGATAACAACAATCTATCAGGAACTCTTCCGCCAGATTTATACAAATTGCCGAAATTACTTATACT CCAGCTTGACAATAACCACTTTGATGGGAGCACAATCCCACCTTCTTATGGAAACATGACTCAATTGTTGAAATT GAGTCTCAGGAACTGTAGCTTGCGAGGTCCGATGCCTGACCTGAGCAGGATACCAAATCTTGGCTATCT AGACCTCAGTTTCAACCAGCTAGCTGGACCCATACCTCCAAAAAAGCTTTCTGAAAATATTACAACCAT CGATTTATCCAACAACACTCTTAACGGAACTATTCCTGCCTACTTTTCAGACCTTCCTCGACTTCAGCTACT GTCAACTGCAAACAATTCATTGAGTGGCTCTGTTCCCTCCACCATCTGGCAAACTAGGACCAACAGGAATGAAGGACTTCACTT gcattttgaaaacaatagGCTTTCAAATATTTCTGGCAGCACCAGTCTCCCTCAGAATGTCACGCTATG GCTTCAAGGAAATCCGGCATGCTTAAATTTCAACATAGTCCGATTTTGTGGATCGCAGAATGGTGATGTGAACAATCAGAGCTCAACAGAATCTAATGTTACCTGTCCCGCTCAATCATGCCCACCCCCTAACGAATATTTCCGAACATCTCCTATATCTTGTTTCTGCGCTGCCCCTTTGATCATCGGATATCGACTGAAAAGTCCTGGTTTCACAAATTTTATCCCCTACAGAGTTGCATTCGAGGACCATTTGACCTCTGGTCTCGAATTGCATCTTTATCAGCTAGACCTTTCTTCAACTATATGGGAAGAAGGACCTCGATTAAAAATGCAGTTGAAGCTTTTTCCTGTCTATGTTAACGAAAACAGTTCTCATACCTTCAATGACAGTGAGGTTCGACGCATCATTACCTTGTTCAGGGGGTGGAACATTCCTGGCAGTCGATTATTCGGGCCTTATGAACTTCTTTACATCAATCTGTTGGATCCTTATACAAATG TGCTTTTTGTCACCCctcaaaaatctaaaataagcACGGGTGCTCTGGTTGGCGTAGTATTGGGAGCCATCGCAGGAGCAGTTACATTATCAGCAGTTGTTTCTCTTCTTATCGTGAGAAAACGTTCGAGGGACTACCGAGCAATATCAAAAAGACGTCGTG TATCAAAAGCCTCCCTGAAAATTGAAGGTGTGAAGTACTTTTCTTATGCTGAAATGGCCTTGGCTACCAACAATTTTAATCGGTCCAGCCAAGTTGGTCAAGGGGGTTATGGAAAAGTTTATAAAGGATTTCTCGCTGATGGCAGAACTGTGGCTATAAAACGGGCTGAAGAGGCATCTTTTCAGGGTGAGAGAGAGTTCTTAACAGAAATAGAGTTGCTGTCAAGGGTACATCATCGGAACCTGGTATCTTTGATTGGATTTTGTGATGAAGGTGGCGAACAG ATGTTGGTTTACGAGTTCATGTCGAATGGCACTCTCAGAGATCATCTCTCTG CGAAGGCAAAAGAACCTTTGAGTTTTGCGACAAGATTGGGAATTGCCCTGGATTCAGCTAAGGGTATCCTCTACTTACATACAGAAGCTGATCCTCCAATATTCCATCGAGATGTCAAGGCAAGCAACATATTATTGGACTCCAGGTATAATGCCAAAGTTGCTGATTTTGGACTCTCAAAACTTGCCCCAGTACCAGACATTGAAGGGGATGTGCCGGGTCATATATCCACGGTCGTGAAGGGTACTCCA GGTTACCTTGATCCAGAGTACTTTCTGACTGGTAAATTGACAGACAAGAGTGATGTTTATAGCCTTGGTGTCGTATTTCTAGAGCTGTTGACTGGGATGCAACCAATCTCGCACGGCAAAAACATTGTTAAAGAG GTTAATATCGCATATCAAACTGGTATAATCTTCTCTGTCGTTGATGGACGAATGAGGTCTTATCCTTCCGACTGCGTCGACAAGTTCTCAACTCTGGCCATGAAATGTTGCAACTATGAGACGGATGAAAGACCATCAATGATTGATGTGGTCCGGGAACTTGAAAATATGTGGCATATGATGCCAGAATCGGATACTAAAACAACGGATACAATGAGCATTGATATCGGAATGGAAATGACCTCACCCTCTTCATACTCTCTATTGAAGAACCCTTGTGTGTCGTCAGAAGTCTCTAGCAGTAACCTTGTTGGTAGAGTTGCTCCAACCATCACTCCCAGATAA
- the LOC7465191 gene encoding 60S ribosomal protein L10 isoform X2 — MGRRPARCYRQIKNKPYPKSRYCRGVPDSKIRIYDVGMKRKGVDEFPFCVHLVSWEKENVSSEALEAARIACNKYMAKFAGKDAFHLRVRVHPFHVLRINKMLSCAGADRLQTGMRGAFGKPQGTCARVAIGQVLLSVRCKDSNSHHAQEALRRAKFKFPGRQKIIVSRKWGFTKFNRNDYLKLKAENKIMSDGVNAKLLGCHGPLANRQPGRAFLSATA; from the exons ATGGGTAGAA GACCTGCAAGATGTTACCGTCAGATCAAAAATAAGCCATACCCAAAATCACGTTACTGCCGTGGTGTGCCTGACTCTAAGATCAGGATTTATGATGTTGGCATGAAGAGGAAGGGAGTTGATGAGTTCCCATTCTGTGTGCACTTGGTGTCCTGGGAGAAGGAGAATGTCTCCAGTGAGGCTCTTGAGGCAGCACGTATTGCTTGCAACAAATACATGGCCAAGTTTGCTGGAAAGGATGCTTTCCATTTGAGAGTCAGGGTTCATCCATTCCATGTGTTGCGAATCAACAAGATGCTTTCATGTGCTGGAGCTGATAGGCTCCAAACTGGCATGAGGGGTGCTTTCGGTAAACCACAGGGAACTTGTGCTAGAGTTGCAATTGGACAGGTTCTTCTGTCTGTTCGCTGCAAGGACAGCAACAGTCACCATGCTCAGGAGGCTCTTCGCCGTGCAAAATTCAAGTTCCCTGGTCGCCAAAAGATTATTGTCAGCAGGAAGTG GGGCTTCACCAAGTTTAATCGCAATGATTATTTGAAGTTGAAGGCAGAGAACAAGATTATGTCAGATGGTGTGAATGCCAAG CTTCTTGGATGCCATGGACCCTTGGCCAACCGTCAGCCTGGAAGAGCATTCTTATCTGCTACTGCTTAG
- the LOC7465191 gene encoding 60S ribosomal protein L10 isoform X1 yields MGRRPARCYRQIKNKPYPKSRYCRGVPDSKIRIYDVGMKRKGVDEFPFCVHLVSWEKENVSSEALEAARIACNKYMAKFAGKDAFHLRVRVHPFHVLRINKMLSCAGADRLQTGMRGAFGKPQGTCARVAIGQVLLSVRCKDSNSHHAQEALRRAKFKFPGRQKIIVSRKWYAISFICFANRQYVSVFYHFFCYNHCYAWSSVHFLCSQRHTWCLDFLFLVLLYRT; encoded by the exons ATGGGTAGAA GACCTGCAAGATGTTACCGTCAGATCAAAAATAAGCCATACCCAAAATCACGTTACTGCCGTGGTGTGCCTGACTCTAAGATCAGGATTTATGATGTTGGCATGAAGAGGAAGGGAGTTGATGAGTTCCCATTCTGTGTGCACTTGGTGTCCTGGGAGAAGGAGAATGTCTCCAGTGAGGCTCTTGAGGCAGCACGTATTGCTTGCAACAAATACATGGCCAAGTTTGCTGGAAAGGATGCTTTCCATTTGAGAGTCAGGGTTCATCCATTCCATGTGTTGCGAATCAACAAGATGCTTTCATGTGCTGGAGCTGATAGGCTCCAAACTGGCATGAGGGGTGCTTTCGGTAAACCACAGGGAACTTGTGCTAGAGTTGCAATTGGACAGGTTCTTCTGTCTGTTCGCTGCAAGGACAGCAACAGTCACCATGCTCAGGAGGCTCTTCGCCGTGCAAAATTCAAGTTCCCTGGTCGCCAAAAGATTATTGTCAGCAGGAAGTGGTATGcaatttctttcatttgttttgctAACCGTCAGTATGTATCtgttttctatcattttttctGTTACAATCATTGTTATGCATGGAGTAGTGTACATTTTCTTTGTTCTCAGAGGCACACCTGGtgccttgattttttatttttggtgctGCTTTACCGTACTTGA